One Glycine max cultivar Williams 82 chromosome 6, Glycine_max_v4.0, whole genome shotgun sequence DNA segment encodes these proteins:
- the LOC100786714 gene encoding protein WALLS ARE THIN 1, with product MADSASASASSSRMWCSIPERFQLHAAMLALQFGYAGFHVVSRAALNMGISKLVFPVYRNIIAFLLLVPFAYFLEKKERPAITLNFLLQFFLLALVGITANQGFYLLGLDNTSPTFASAIQNSVPAITFLMAVILRIEQVRLNRKDGISKVAGTIFCVAGATVITLYKGPTIYSPTPPLHSERPAVVDFGTLSLGDAKGKNWTLGCLYLIGHCLSWSAWLVLQAPVLKKYPARLSVTSYTCFFGLIQFLVIALIVERDAQAWIFQSGGEVFTILYAGVVASGIAFAVQIWCIDRGGPVFVAVYQPVQTLVVAIMASIALGEEFYLGGIIGAVLIVVGLYFVLWGKSEERKFAKEHAAITSTPEHSGIRSSSHAKTSLTQPLLPSSTENV from the exons ATGGCTGACTCAGCCTCAGCCTCAGCCTCTTCTTCCAGAATGTGGTGCTCCATCCCCGAAAGGTTTCAGCTGCATGCGGCCATGTTGGCCCTGCAGTTTGGCTATGCCGGCTTCCATGTTGTCTCAAGAGCTGCCCTTAACATGGGCATTAGCAAACTTGTTTTCCCAGTCTACCGCAACATTATCGCTTTTCTCTTGCTCGTTCCTTTTGCCTACTTCTTGGAAAA GAAGGAGAGACCTGCCATTACATTAAACTTCCTCTTACAGTTCTTTCTTCTGGCTCTTGTCgg GATTACAGCGAACCAAGGTTTCTACTTGCTTGGCTTGGACAACACATCCCCTACCTTTGCATCAGCCATCCAGAACTCTGTCCCAGCCATTACATTTCTCATGGCAGTCATACTCAG gATCGAGCAAGTGCGGCTGAACCGAAAGGATGGGATATCGAAGGTGGCGGGAACGATATTCTGTGTGGCTGGGGCAACGGTGATTACACTATACAAGGGTCCAACAATATATAGCCCAACTCCACCTCTACACAGTGAGAGACCAGCAGTAGTTGACTTTGGAACACTCTCACTGGGAGATGCAAAGGGGAAAAACTGGACCCTTGGGTGCCTCTACCTCATAGGGCATTGCTTGTCCTGGTCTGCTTGGCTTGTGCTCCAAGCACCTGTACTCAAGAAGTACCCAGCTCGTCTCTCCGTCACTTCCTATACATGTTTCTTTGGACTCATCCAATTCCTTGTCATCGCTCTCATCGTTGAAAGGGATGCCCAGGCTTGGATTTTCCAATCTGGTGGAGAAGTTTTCACTATTTTATATGCG GGAGTGGTGGCATCTGGAATAGCCTTCGCTGTACAGATATGGTGCATTGACAGAGGTGGCCCTGTGTTCGTTGCCGTGTATCAGCCTGTTCAAACTCTTGTTGTCGCTATTATGGCTTCCATTGCTTTAGGCGAAGAGTTCTACTTGGGAGG GATCATAGGAGCAGTGTTGATCGTTGTGGGACTGTACTTTGTCTTGTGGGGTAAAAGCGAAGAGAGAAAGTTTGCAAAGGAACATGCTGCTATTACGTCCACCCCAGAGCACAGTGGCATCAGGTCCTCAAGCCATGCCAAAACATCACTCACTCAGCCACTTCTCCCTTCATCTACGGAGAATGTCTGA
- the LOC100789918 gene encoding purple acid phosphatase 2 produces the protein MGLNWRRGVIIVFLLLAWVLFIITGELFFFMDEKTTTFVRDDSLSVDMPIDSDVFRVPPGYNAPQQVHITQGDHVGKGVIISWITPHEPGSSTVKYWAENSEFELKAHGFYLAYKYFNYTSGYIHHCTIHNLEFDTKYYYEVGIGNTTRQFWFKTPPPVGPNVPYTFGLIGDLGQTYNSNTTLTHYEKNPVKGQTILYVGDLSYADDFPYHDNTKWDTWGRFTERIAAYQPWIWTAGNHEIDFAPELGETRPFKPYTCRYHLPYTASNSTSPLWYSIKRASTYIIVLSSYSAFGKYTPQYKWLVKELPKVNRTETPWLIVLMHSPMYNSYVNHYMEGETVRVLYEKWFVEYKVDVVFAGHVHAYERSKRVSNIAYSIVNGLHNPINDQSAPVYITIGDGGNIEGLATAMTEPQPSYSAYREASFGHGILDIKNRTHAYFSWNRNQDGYAVVADSIWLYNRYWTHPEQTSLALFR, from the exons ATGGGATTGAATTGGCGTAGAGGggttattattgtttttctacTTCTTGCCTgggttttatttattatcactGGGGAGTTATTTTTCTTCATGGATGAAAAGACCACTACTTTTGTCAGAGATGATTCTTTGTCGGTAGATATGCCAATAGACAGTGACGTATTCCGTGTGCCTCCTGGTTACAACGCTCCCCAACAG GTGCATATAACACAGGGCGATCACGTGGGGAAGGGTGTGATCATCTCTTGGATTACCCCACATGAACCCGGTTCAAGCACTGTCAAATACTGGGCCGAGAACAGTGAATTCGAATTGAAAGCTCATGGTTTTTACCTTGCTTACAAATACTTCAATTACACCTCTGGTTACATTCATCACTGCACTATTCACAATTTGGAG TTTGACACCAAATATTACTATGAGGTTGGAATAGGGAATACCACTCGACAATTCTGGTTCAAAACTCCTCCTCCTGTTGGCCCCAATGTTCCCTATACATTTGGTCTAATTG GGGATCTGGGCCAAACTTACAATTCCAACACAACGCTTACCCATTATGAAAAAAATCCTGTGAAAGGGCAAACAATATTGTATGTGGGGGATCTCTCTTATGCAGATGATTTTCCATATCATGACAACACCAAGTGGGATACCTGGGGAAGATTTACTGAGAGAATTGCAGCTTATCAGCCTTGGATTTGGACTGCAGGAAATCATGAAATTGATTTTGCTCCAGAACTT GGTGAAACCAGACCATTCAAGCCTTACACTTGTCGTTATCATTTACCGTACACAGCATCAAATAGCACATCTCCGTTGTGGTACTCTATAAAGAGAGCTTCAACATACATCATTGTTTTATCTTCTTACTCAGCTTTTG gtAAATACACGCCTCAATACAAATGGCTTGTAAAGGAACTGCCCAAGGTGAACAGGACAGAGACGCCATGGCTGATAGTCCTAATGCATAGTCCAATGTATAATAGTTATGTGAATCACTATATGGAAGGGGAGACCGTTAGAGTATTGTACGAGAAATGGTTTGTGGAATATAAAGTCGATGTTGTATTTGCTGGTCACGTTCACGCTTATGAACGATCT AAACGGGTATCAAATATTGCATATAGTATTGTAAATGGGTTGCACAACCCCATCAATGACCAATCTGCTCCAGTTTACATAACGATTGGAGATGGAGGAAATATAGAAGGACTGGCTACTGC TATGACAGAGCCCCAGCCAAGCTATTCAGCATACCGTGAAGCCAGTTTTGGGCATGGCATTCTTGATATAAAGAACAGAACTCATGCCTATTTTAGTTGGAATCGGAATCAAGATGGGTATGCAGTGGTGGCTGATTCCATTTGGTTGTACAATAGATATTGGACCCACCCAGAACAAACATCTCTTGCATTATTTCGGTAG
- the LOC100794124 gene encoding phytase isoform X1: MGLNWHRWVVSAFLLVAWALILDTGEICFCMGGKTSDFLRNDYLSLDMPIDSDTFRVPPGYNAPQQVHITQGDHVGKGVIISWISPHEPGSSTVIYWAENSEFKWQAHGFFLTYKYFNYTSGYIHHCTVHNLEFDTKYYYEVGIGNTTRQFWFKTPPPVGPDVPYTFGLIGDLGQTYNSNRTLTHYEQSPAKGQTILYVGDLSYADDYPLHDNIRWDTWGRFTERIAAYQPWIWTAGNHEIDFAPQLGETRPFKPYTARYHVPYKASDSTSPLWYSIKRASAYIIVMSSYSALGKYTPQYKWLEKELPKVNRTETPWLIVLMHSPIYNSYVTHYMEGETVRVMYEKWFVEYKVDVVFAGHVHAYERSERVSNIAYNVVNGLCRPINDQSAPVYITIGDGGNLEGLATAILAFNGAV, encoded by the exons ATGGGATTGAATTGGCATAGATGGGTTGTTAGTGCTTTTCTACTTGTTGCATGGGCTTTAATTCTTGACACTGGAGAGATATGTTTCTGTATGGGTGGAAAGACCAGTGATTTTCTgagaaatgattatttatcGTTGGATATGCCAATAGACAGTGATACGTTCCGTGTGCCTCCTGGTTACAACGCTCCCCAACAG GTGCATATAACACAAGGAGATCACGTAGGGAAAGGTGTTATCATCTCTTGGATTAGCCCACATGAACCCGGTTCAAGCACTGTCATTTACTGGGCTGAAAACAGTGAATTCAAATGGCAAGCTCATGGCTTTTTCCTTACCTACAAGTACTTCAATTACACCTCTGGCTACATACATCACTGCACTGTTCACAATTTGGAG TTTGATACCAAATATTACTATGAGGTTGGAATAGGGAATACCACTCGACAATTCTGGTTCAAAACTCCTCCCCCTGTTGGCCCCGATGTTCCCTATACATTTGGTCTCATTG GGGATCTAGGCCAAACTTACAATTCCAACAGGACGCTTACCCATTATGAACAAAGTCCGGCCAAAGGGCAAACAATATTATATGTGGGGGATCTTTCTTATGCGGATGATTATCCACTTCATGATAACATAAGGTGGGATACATGGGGAAGATTCACTGAGAGAATTGCTGCTTATCAGCCTTGGATTTGGACTGCGGGAAATCATGAAATTGATTTTGCTCCACAACTT GGTGAAACCAGGCCTTTCAAGCCTTATACTGCTCGTTATCATGTGCCATACAAAGCATCAGATAGCACATCTCCATTGTGGTACTCCATCAAGAGAGCTTCAGCATACATCATTGTTATGTCCTCTTACTCAGctttag GTAAATACACTCCTCAGTACAAATGGCTTGAAAAAGAACTGCCCAAGGTGAACAGAACCGAGACACCCTGGCTGATAGTCCTCATGCATAGTCCGATATATAATAGTTATGTGACTCACTATATGGAAGGGGAGACAGTTCGAGTAATGTATGAGAAATGGTTTGTGGAATATAAAGTTGATGTCGTCTTTGCTGGTCATGTTCATGCTTATGAACGATCT GAACGTGTATCAAATATTGCATACAATGTTGTAAATGGGCTGTGCAGACCCATCAATGACCAATCTGCCCCAGTTTACATAACGATTGGAGATGGAGGAAATTTAGAAGGACTGGCTACTGC TATATTGGCCTTCAATGGTGCAGTATGA
- the LOC100794124 gene encoding phytase, which yields MGGKTSDFLRNDYLSLDMPIDSDTFRVPPGYNAPQQVHITQGDHVGKGVIISWISPHEPGSSTVIYWAENSEFKWQAHGFFLTYKYFNYTSGYIHHCTVHNLEFDTKYYYEVGIGNTTRQFWFKTPPPVGPDVPYTFGLIGDLGQTYNSNRTLTHYEQSPAKGQTILYVGDLSYADDYPLHDNIRWDTWGRFTERIAAYQPWIWTAGNHEIDFAPQLGETRPFKPYTARYHVPYKASDSTSPLWYSIKRASAYIIVMSSYSALGKYTPQYKWLEKELPKVNRTETPWLIVLMHSPIYNSYVTHYMEGETVRVMYEKWFVEYKVDVVFAGHVHAYERSERVSNIAYNVVNGLCRPINDQSAPVYITIGDGGNLEGLATAMTEPQPSYSAYREASFGHGILDIKNRTHAHFSWNRNQDGYAVVADSVWLHNRYWNHPEQTSLAAFR from the exons ATGGGTGGAAAGACCAGTGATTTTCTgagaaatgattatttatcGTTGGATATGCCAATAGACAGTGATACGTTCCGTGTGCCTCCTGGTTACAACGCTCCCCAACAG GTGCATATAACACAAGGAGATCACGTAGGGAAAGGTGTTATCATCTCTTGGATTAGCCCACATGAACCCGGTTCAAGCACTGTCATTTACTGGGCTGAAAACAGTGAATTCAAATGGCAAGCTCATGGCTTTTTCCTTACCTACAAGTACTTCAATTACACCTCTGGCTACATACATCACTGCACTGTTCACAATTTGGAG TTTGATACCAAATATTACTATGAGGTTGGAATAGGGAATACCACTCGACAATTCTGGTTCAAAACTCCTCCCCCTGTTGGCCCCGATGTTCCCTATACATTTGGTCTCATTG GGGATCTAGGCCAAACTTACAATTCCAACAGGACGCTTACCCATTATGAACAAAGTCCGGCCAAAGGGCAAACAATATTATATGTGGGGGATCTTTCTTATGCGGATGATTATCCACTTCATGATAACATAAGGTGGGATACATGGGGAAGATTCACTGAGAGAATTGCTGCTTATCAGCCTTGGATTTGGACTGCGGGAAATCATGAAATTGATTTTGCTCCACAACTT GGTGAAACCAGGCCTTTCAAGCCTTATACTGCTCGTTATCATGTGCCATACAAAGCATCAGATAGCACATCTCCATTGTGGTACTCCATCAAGAGAGCTTCAGCATACATCATTGTTATGTCCTCTTACTCAGctttag GTAAATACACTCCTCAGTACAAATGGCTTGAAAAAGAACTGCCCAAGGTGAACAGAACCGAGACACCCTGGCTGATAGTCCTCATGCATAGTCCGATATATAATAGTTATGTGACTCACTATATGGAAGGGGAGACAGTTCGAGTAATGTATGAGAAATGGTTTGTGGAATATAAAGTTGATGTCGTCTTTGCTGGTCATGTTCATGCTTATGAACGATCT GAACGTGTATCAAATATTGCATACAATGTTGTAAATGGGCTGTGCAGACCCATCAATGACCAATCTGCCCCAGTTTACATAACGATTGGAGATGGAGGAAATTTAGAAGGACTGGCTACTGC TATGACAGAGCCCCAGCCAAGTTATTCAGCATACCGTGAAGCTAGTTTTGGGCATGGTATTCTTGATATAAAGAACAGAACTCATGCCCATTTTAGTTGGAATCGTAATCAAGATGGATACGCAGTCGTGGCTGATTCCGTTTGGTTGCACAATAGATACTGGAACCACCCAGAACAAACATCTCTTGCTGCTTTTCGGTAG